The proteins below come from a single Ptychodera flava strain L36383 chromosome 6, AS_Pfla_20210202, whole genome shotgun sequence genomic window:
- the LOC139135109 gene encoding UDP-galactose translocator-like isoform X1, with amino-acid sequence MRAGPGVNMAGVAKTEASTTSTATISLGHDVKDPVTSSVTAQQEGSSNLKYISLVILVVQNASLILVMRYTRTVKGDMYFSTTAVVMTELFKLLTCLLIIFYQCHFHLKNYVEFLYKSIIGQPIDTLKLSIPALAYTVQNNLLYIAISNLSAATFQVTYQLKILTTALFSVIMLRRSLSAVQWISLCILFSGVALVQVQPTDPASQHTEKGTEHLHQNPLLGLLAVILSCMSSGFAGVYFEKILKGSSASIWLRNIQLGLYGTIIGLIGMWMKDGEKVQEKGFFFGYTNLVWFVICWQSFGGLMVAVVVKYADNILKGFATSAAIIISTICAVYFFDFRLNFQFTLGAALVILAVYLYSRPRASIQSLPQQSIDKKLSMDYVNEVQKAFQDDK; translated from the exons ATGCGTGCAGGACCAGGAGTGAACATGGCTGGTGTAGCGAAGACAGAAGCCTCAACGACGTCTACAG CAACCATCAGCTTGGGCCATGATGTGAAAGACCCAGTGACCTCCTCGGTCACAGCTCAACAAGAAG GTTCATCGAATTTGAAGTACATCAGCCTCGTGATACTAGTAGTTCAAAATGCATCGCTCATTCTGGTCATGCGCTACACGAGGACTGTCAAGGGGGATATGTACTTTTCTACAACGGCCGTGGTCATGACAGAATTGTTCAAGCTCCTCACCTGTCTGCTTATTATTTTCTACCAATGTCATTTCCATCTCAAGAACTATGTGGAATTTCTCTACAAAAGTATCATAGGCCAGCCGATAGACACCCTGAAGCTGTCCATTCCAGCGTTGGCTTACACAGTCCAGAACAACCTCTTATACATTGCAATATCAAACCTGAGTGCAGCAACCTTCCAG gtgACTTATCAACTGAAGATTTTAACCACCGCCCTGTTCAGTGTCATCATGCTGCGGCGGAGTTTGAGTGCGGTGCAGTGGATATCTCTCTGTATACTCTTTAGTGGAGTGGCTCTAGTGCAAGTGCAGCCAACTGACCCGGCAAGCCAACACACGGAGAAAGGCACCGAACACCTACATCAAAACCCTTTGCTGGGGCTCCTTGCAGTGATTCTATCCTGCATGTCGTCGGGCTTTGCCGGTgtgtactttgaaaaaattcTCAAAGGTTCGTCGGCGTCGATATGGTTGAGGAACATTCAGCTGGGCCTGTACGGCACCATAATCGGCTTGATTGGAATGTGGATGAAAGACGGAGAGAAGGTGCAGGAAAAGGGTTTCTTTTTCGGCTATACAAACCTCGTCTGGTTTGTCATCTGCTGGCAATCCTTCGGCGGACTCATGGTGGCAGTTGTCGTTAAATACGCCGACAACATCCTCAAAGGTTTTGCAACGTCCGCTGCAATTATCATATCAACGATATGCGCTGtatatttctttgatttccgcCTCAACTTTCAGTTTACTCTTGGAGCTGCCCTGGTCATACTGGCAGTCTATTTATACAGTCGCCCCAGGGCCAGCATACAGAGCCTTCCTCAGCAAAGCATTGACAAGAAGCTGTCCATGGACTACGTGAACGAAGTTCAAAAGGCTTTCCAAGATGATAAATAG
- the LOC139135109 gene encoding UDP-galactose translocator-like isoform X2, which produces MYIGQATCTVLMVVRNTLCLPWIHGHCSHFFWRNYYWYCGSSNLKYISLVILVVQNASLILVMRYTRTVKGDMYFSTTAVVMTELFKLLTCLLIIFYQCHFHLKNYVEFLYKSIIGQPIDTLKLSIPALAYTVQNNLLYIAISNLSAATFQVTYQLKILTTALFSVIMLRRSLSAVQWISLCILFSGVALVQVQPTDPASQHTEKGTEHLHQNPLLGLLAVILSCMSSGFAGVYFEKILKGSSASIWLRNIQLGLYGTIIGLIGMWMKDGEKVQEKGFFFGYTNLVWFVICWQSFGGLMVAVVVKYADNILKGFATSAAIIISTICAVYFFDFRLNFQFTLGAALVILAVYLYSRPRASIQSLPQQSIDKKLSMDYVNEVQKAFQDDK; this is translated from the exons atgtacataggcCAAGCCACATGTACAGTACTAATGGTGGTTCGGAATACACTGTGTCTGCCATGGATACATGGGCATTGTTCTCACTTTTTCTGGCGTAACTATTACTGGTATTGCG GTTCATCGAATTTGAAGTACATCAGCCTCGTGATACTAGTAGTTCAAAATGCATCGCTCATTCTGGTCATGCGCTACACGAGGACTGTCAAGGGGGATATGTACTTTTCTACAACGGCCGTGGTCATGACAGAATTGTTCAAGCTCCTCACCTGTCTGCTTATTATTTTCTACCAATGTCATTTCCATCTCAAGAACTATGTGGAATTTCTCTACAAAAGTATCATAGGCCAGCCGATAGACACCCTGAAGCTGTCCATTCCAGCGTTGGCTTACACAGTCCAGAACAACCTCTTATACATTGCAATATCAAACCTGAGTGCAGCAACCTTCCAG gtgACTTATCAACTGAAGATTTTAACCACCGCCCTGTTCAGTGTCATCATGCTGCGGCGGAGTTTGAGTGCGGTGCAGTGGATATCTCTCTGTATACTCTTTAGTGGAGTGGCTCTAGTGCAAGTGCAGCCAACTGACCCGGCAAGCCAACACACGGAGAAAGGCACCGAACACCTACATCAAAACCCTTTGCTGGGGCTCCTTGCAGTGATTCTATCCTGCATGTCGTCGGGCTTTGCCGGTgtgtactttgaaaaaattcTCAAAGGTTCGTCGGCGTCGATATGGTTGAGGAACATTCAGCTGGGCCTGTACGGCACCATAATCGGCTTGATTGGAATGTGGATGAAAGACGGAGAGAAGGTGCAGGAAAAGGGTTTCTTTTTCGGCTATACAAACCTCGTCTGGTTTGTCATCTGCTGGCAATCCTTCGGCGGACTCATGGTGGCAGTTGTCGTTAAATACGCCGACAACATCCTCAAAGGTTTTGCAACGTCCGCTGCAATTATCATATCAACGATATGCGCTGtatatttctttgatttccgcCTCAACTTTCAGTTTACTCTTGGAGCTGCCCTGGTCATACTGGCAGTCTATTTATACAGTCGCCCCAGGGCCAGCATACAGAGCCTTCCTCAGCAAAGCATTGACAAGAAGCTGTCCATGGACTACGTGAACGAAGTTCAAAAGGCTTTCCAAGATGATAAATAG
- the LOC139135109 gene encoding UDP-galactose translocator-like isoform X3, translated as MRAGPGVNMAGVAKTEASTTSTGSSNLKYISLVILVVQNASLILVMRYTRTVKGDMYFSTTAVVMTELFKLLTCLLIIFYQCHFHLKNYVEFLYKSIIGQPIDTLKLSIPALAYTVQNNLLYIAISNLSAATFQVTYQLKILTTALFSVIMLRRSLSAVQWISLCILFSGVALVQVQPTDPASQHTEKGTEHLHQNPLLGLLAVILSCMSSGFAGVYFEKILKGSSASIWLRNIQLGLYGTIIGLIGMWMKDGEKVQEKGFFFGYTNLVWFVICWQSFGGLMVAVVVKYADNILKGFATSAAIIISTICAVYFFDFRLNFQFTLGAALVILAVYLYSRPRASIQSLPQQSIDKKLSMDYVNEVQKAFQDDK; from the exons ATGCGTGCAGGACCAGGAGTGAACATGGCTGGTGTAGCGAAGACAGAAGCCTCAACGACGTCTACAG GTTCATCGAATTTGAAGTACATCAGCCTCGTGATACTAGTAGTTCAAAATGCATCGCTCATTCTGGTCATGCGCTACACGAGGACTGTCAAGGGGGATATGTACTTTTCTACAACGGCCGTGGTCATGACAGAATTGTTCAAGCTCCTCACCTGTCTGCTTATTATTTTCTACCAATGTCATTTCCATCTCAAGAACTATGTGGAATTTCTCTACAAAAGTATCATAGGCCAGCCGATAGACACCCTGAAGCTGTCCATTCCAGCGTTGGCTTACACAGTCCAGAACAACCTCTTATACATTGCAATATCAAACCTGAGTGCAGCAACCTTCCAG gtgACTTATCAACTGAAGATTTTAACCACCGCCCTGTTCAGTGTCATCATGCTGCGGCGGAGTTTGAGTGCGGTGCAGTGGATATCTCTCTGTATACTCTTTAGTGGAGTGGCTCTAGTGCAAGTGCAGCCAACTGACCCGGCAAGCCAACACACGGAGAAAGGCACCGAACACCTACATCAAAACCCTTTGCTGGGGCTCCTTGCAGTGATTCTATCCTGCATGTCGTCGGGCTTTGCCGGTgtgtactttgaaaaaattcTCAAAGGTTCGTCGGCGTCGATATGGTTGAGGAACATTCAGCTGGGCCTGTACGGCACCATAATCGGCTTGATTGGAATGTGGATGAAAGACGGAGAGAAGGTGCAGGAAAAGGGTTTCTTTTTCGGCTATACAAACCTCGTCTGGTTTGTCATCTGCTGGCAATCCTTCGGCGGACTCATGGTGGCAGTTGTCGTTAAATACGCCGACAACATCCTCAAAGGTTTTGCAACGTCCGCTGCAATTATCATATCAACGATATGCGCTGtatatttctttgatttccgcCTCAACTTTCAGTTTACTCTTGGAGCTGCCCTGGTCATACTGGCAGTCTATTTATACAGTCGCCCCAGGGCCAGCATACAGAGCCTTCCTCAGCAAAGCATTGACAAGAAGCTGTCCATGGACTACGTGAACGAAGTTCAAAAGGCTTTCCAAGATGATAAATAG
- the LOC139135111 gene encoding mitochondrial intermembrane space import and assembly protein 40-B-like, with protein MSYCREEGKDKIIFVTREDHEEPSTADIDFEDDDDDEPGLILPNGDINWNCPCLGGMATGPCGEEFKEAFSCFHYSAAEIKGSDCIDQFRTMQECMRQYPELYPEKDDEEEAEKGQGDTAPSSDVPSKEQKTEDDTSKTQETKS; from the exons ATGTCATACTGTAGAGAAGAAG GTAAAGACAAGATAATTTTTGTTACAAGAGAAGATCATGAAGAGCCAAGCACTGCTGACATTGACTTTgaagacgatgatgatgatgaaccaG GATTAATCCTACCAAATGGTGACATCAACTGGAATTGTCCCTGCCTGGGAGGGATGGCAACTGGTCCGTGTGGTGAGGAATTCAAAGAAGCCTTCTCCTGTTTTCACTACAGTGCAGCGGAAATCAAGGGATCAGACTGCATAGATCAATTCCGCACAATGCAGGAATGCATGAGGCAGTATCCAGAACTCTACCCGGAAAAAGACGACGAAGAGGAAGCAGAAAAGGGCCAGGGGGATACTGCTCCAAGTTCAGATGTACCCTCTAAGGAACAAAAAACTGAAGATGATACGTCCAAAACTCAAGAGACCAAAAGCTAG